CTCAAGGCGCCTAGCGATAGCCACGCGGTAAGAGCGCCGCGTGTGAGGGCGAGAAGCAGGGGGCGGGAGGTCATCGGGAAGGGCGAGCTTATGGACGCTGCAAGGGAGCGGTCAAGACTGAGGCGCCCGGACCGTCCGCGGACCTCGGCGCGCGCAGGCATGGTAGGATCGCCGGCCCCAACTGGCAGGAGGAGAGGCATGAGTCGGTCGCTCCGATTCTCGATGTGCAGGTGGATGGCGGTCTGCTCGGCCGTCGTGGCGCTGATCGCGATGGCGAACGCACCGTCGGCCGCGCCCGTCGCCCGACGCGGCGCTCTACGCTCCGGAACCCTACCCGACACCGTGCTGGCGGTCGTGGGAGGCAACCGGCCCGTCACGGTGGCGGCGTTTCGCGCCGCGTGGCGGCAGGTGCCCCCGCCCGGGCGCGCGGATTCTCTTACCCCGGAGTCGGCCCGGGAGTTTCTGGATCTTCTGATCGGCAAAGAGCTTCTCGCCGCACGCGCGATCAACCAAGGCGTCGCGTGGGCGCGCACCGAGAGCCTCCAGTTCAAGGCCTACCGCGACAATCTGCTGATGCGGGCGGTGCTCGACAGCCTGATGGACGACGTGGCCCGCGAGAAGCTCGCCGGCGGCGACACCCTGCGGGACCCTCAGATGCTGGGGATCGCGCTGCGGGAACGCACCATCCCGGCGCTCCACTGCCAGTACGATCAGGGACTTGCCTCGCGCCTGGCGGAGCTCTGGGGCGCCCTGCCGCGCCCGAGCCCCGATTCCTCGATCATGGCGCAGGTGCGACTCCTCGGAGCATTGCCGAACATCCCGCCGGCCGACACCGGAGGCGTGCTCGTGAGTTCGGATGAGGGTCCCTTTCGCGCCAGCGATCTGCTGGAGCACTGGCGGCGCACCGACCCGATGTCGCGGCCGCGAATTAACTCATCGGAACAGATCCTCGATCTGGCTCGCAACGGGATCTTCGAACGCTGGCTGCGACGCGTGGCCTCGGAACAGCATCCGGAACGACGTGCCGATGTCATCCACCGGCTCGATGATCGGCGCGAGTTCCTGAGCGTCAACCGCCTGGTGCAGCGTGACGTGTACGGCAAGATGAATCGCGATTCGCTCGTGATCCGGGCGTGGTACGCGCAGCATGTCGATGACTTCGACATCCCGGATCGCTACGAGCTCGCGAAGCTCGTGATGCCCGATCGCGCGCAGGCCTCGAGTATGTTCATGGAGCTGCGCGATCGCGTACGTGCCGACAGTCTGATCGCGCGCGGTCGCCGCGGCGGGGTCGAATACCGCACCGAGATCACGGCCGAGTCCGACAGCGCGCTGTTCGCACTCGCGCATCGTGTCGGGCCCGGGGCCGCCGTAGGCCCTGACTCGGTCGCCGGCGGCTGGCGGGTCGCACGCGTTCTCGAGTATCGCCCCCGCCGCCATCGCACCTTCGAGGAGGCCCGGACGCTGGCCGAGCGCCAGTATTCGAGCATCGAGGGCGAGCGACTGATGCGCGAGTACCTCGACCGACTGCGCCGTGACACGGCGGTGCAAATCCATCCACGCGCGGGCGACATCGCGGCGTCTCATCCTTGACCCTGTTCACCGTGATTCCTAAGCTCTCACGGCTTCGCTCCCCCCTCTTTCGGCCTCACTCGTACTTGCGGAGAACTCTGGTGATCACCTCGCGCCGGCCGGTTGGCCCTCGCTTTCCAATGATGCTCGTCGCGATCGTCTGCTTCGCGTTCTCGCCTCACATCGCGCACGCCCAGACTTCGGCCACCCCGCCGGCGTCCGGAAGTTCCGGCAAGGCGGCCCCGGGCTGGAAGCCGGCGCCCGAGCCCGAGCACAAACTCGCAAACGAGATCCCGGACACCACGCTGCTGCTTCAGGTTGGTACCGAGAAGGTGACCGTGCGCGAGTACATCCGCCGCTTCTACTCGTCCTACCCCGAGCAGCGCCCCGACACCGACAGTCTCGGTCGTCTCCAGTTCATGCAGACGCTCGAGAACGGCATGGTGCTGGCACGCGTCGCTCGCGATCGCAACCGCCCGCTCGATTTCGCCGAACGCGCCTCGATGCGCGAGCACACGGATCGGGTGCTCTCGAACGTGCTCTACAAGCGCTCGGTACTCGACTCGGTCGTCGTGACCGATGCGGATCTGCGGGAATTGCACTCGATGCTCAGCACCGAGATCCGCCTGCGTGAAATGGCGTTTCGAAACCGTGCGCTGGCCGAACAGGTGCGGGATCTGCTGGTGGCCAAGAAAATGACCTGGGAATCGGCCTACAAGCAGTACAACCAGCTCGCGAGCAAGAGTGCGGACGGTGATGCCGGCTGGGTCAAGCGCACCACCGGCGATCCGATCATGGCCGAGCAAGTGTTCCGGCTTCAGAAGGGCGAGATCTCGAATCCGTGGCAGGACTCCAACGGCGTCCACCTGGTGCAGTGCACCGACACGCGTGTGGTCACACCGCCGCCGTTCGGCGTCGTCGCGCCGCGACTGCGCGAGATGATGCGTGCTCCACGCATGGGCGATCGCACCGAAACGATCTCGCGGCTGCTGCGCGATCGCATCGAGATGGTCTACGACACCGCGAACGTGGTGTGGACGGCGAACCAGTTTCAGGAAACGATGAAGATCTCGAGCACCGGTGGCGCCCCGGTGATCTCGCTCGGCGCCCAGATGCCGCGCTTCGACCTCGCCGATACCAGCAAGGTGCTGGCGCGCTTCAAGGGCGGCCGATTCACGCTCGCACAGTTCGTCGAGGCGTACCGCTCGGTCAATCCGGTCGCACGCCCCGCCGTGAACACGCCGGACCGCCTGCGGCAGCAGATCGACGCCGTGGTGCTCGAGCCTCAGCGTGCCCTGCTGGCCGCGGAACGCGGCTATGCGAAGGACCCGCTGGCGGTCGAGTGGATCGAGAAGCGCCGCGAGGAGCTGATGGTCGATCGGCTGTTCCAGGACTCGGTGCAGAACTACGTGTCGGTGAGCGAGTCCGACGCACGGCGCTTCTACGAGCAGCACCGCGCTCAGTACATCACGTATCCGAAGGTGCGGTATGCCGTCATGGCATTTTCGACCCAAGGTGCCGCCGACTCGGTGGTCGCGCAGCTCAAAGCCGGAGCGCGGCTCGATCAGTTCGTGCGCGCGGATTCGATCGCCAGACGTCCGCGTCGCGGTTCGATCCGCGAGATGCGCGCGAACGAAGAGGGTCAGACCTTCCACACCCAGTTGTTCCAGGACTTGAAGCCGGGCGAGCTGTTGCTGAACGGTCCGGACGAGAAGGGCGACTACCTGGTTCTGCAGTCACTCGACTTCGATCCCGGCCACCAGCTGTCGTTCGAAGAGGCGTACTCGATGGTCGACTCCGCGCTCCAGAATCAGAGGGCCGACGAACTGCTGGATGCCTTCCTGGCCCGTCAACGCAAGAAGATCCCGATCCTTCGGCGCGATGACCTGCTGCAGCGCTTCACGCTGCGCGATCCGAGCCTGTCGGCGAGTCAAAACTAGCGAGTCCAGCTTCCGGGTGCGGCGCGGAACTCGGCGCACACCTTCGAAGCCGGTGAGTTCCAGCTCGCGAAGCGGCGCACCGGGCGGCCCAGCACGCTGGT
The Candidatus Eisenbacteria bacterium genome window above contains:
- a CDS encoding peptidyl-prolyl cis-trans isomerase; the encoded protein is MSRSLRFSMCRWMAVCSAVVALIAMANAPSAAPVARRGALRSGTLPDTVLAVVGGNRPVTVAAFRAAWRQVPPPGRADSLTPESAREFLDLLIGKELLAARAINQGVAWARTESLQFKAYRDNLLMRAVLDSLMDDVAREKLAGGDTLRDPQMLGIALRERTIPALHCQYDQGLASRLAELWGALPRPSPDSSIMAQVRLLGALPNIPPADTGGVLVSSDEGPFRASDLLEHWRRTDPMSRPRINSSEQILDLARNGIFERWLRRVASEQHPERRADVIHRLDDRREFLSVNRLVQRDVYGKMNRDSLVIRAWYAQHVDDFDIPDRYELAKLVMPDRAQASSMFMELRDRVRADSLIARGRRGGVEYRTEITAESDSALFALAHRVGPGAAVGPDSVAGGWRVARVLEYRPRRHRTFEEARTLAERQYSSIEGERLMREYLDRLRRDTAVQIHPRAGDIAASHP